The genomic DNA CATGAGCTGGAACAGGACGAGGGCGGAGACGAGAAACTCGTTGAAAAGATGACCTCGGAGGACCTCAGGGCTTACTACGAGGAGAAATACCGCATCCCCAACTTGTCCGTTTATGCGGTCGGTTCAATTGACATGAAGGAGACCGTAGCTTGGGCCGAGGACACTCTGGACGGCATGTCCGGAGGTAAGAGGAACATCAGAAAGGAACCTCCGATGCCCAAAGGGAAATACGAATTCGTCGCCAACGATTCGGACCATTATCAGGTCGCCATGGGATTCCCAGCCTACGGCTCGTCCCATCCCGACCGTACCGCGGTCTCCATGCTGTCCGCAGTCCTGGGATCAGGAACAAGCTCTAGGCTTTTCCAGGATGTCAGGGAGAAGAAGGCACTTGTCTATTCGATATTCACCAATGTGTCTCAGAACAGCGATGCCAGCTCATTGACGGCATTCATGTCCTGTACCAAGGAGAACGTTGGAGAGGCTATGGAGACGACATCTAAGGTCATCGGCAACCTCTTGAAGGAAGGGCTGGAGAAGGGCGAACTGGACAGGGCCAAGAGACTGGTCAAGGGCGCGAACGTCAGGGCCATGGAATCCACCGACAACAGGCTTTACAGGCTAGGCGTCAACCATATGCTGAACGGAAGCATCGAGACTCTGGAGGAAAGGCTCAAGAGGATAGAATCCGTGACGGAAGAGGATGTCATGAGGGTCGCCGAGGATCTCCTGAGATCAGAGCGTATGAACACTGTCGTCCTCGGAAAGAACAGCCGTAAGTTCAAGAACTATGATGTGACGAAGATCGCTTTCTGAACTCGTCTATCAGATGAAGGACCGCATTGCATGCGCTGGGCACAGCAGCTTCCACCTCAGGGGTCATCGTCTCGGTCATCGTCTTGATGTCCTGGACCTCGATAGCGATATACATGATCCTCTCAGGCATGATGTCGGGATCCATCTGTCTCCCTATCTTTATCGCCGTGGGAAGGTTCACGTCATGGGATGCCGCCTCGGATATCTTCTCGTCGAAGTCCTTCTCCGAGAAGATCAGGATCGTTCCGGGCCCGTACTCCCCGGTCATGATCGCATCGACGATGATCGCCATCCTGTAACCGTGGATGACAGGGAGTATGTCCAATCCGCCGACCGCCTCCTCATGGCAGTCGACGCTCTCGATATGCATGTCGTTTATTGCGCGGGAAACACGCAGACCTACGGCATCATCGCACATTATCGGGCTGCCGAGCCCCACCACTGCGATCTCAGATTCCCTGTCAGTCAGACCCATCGTATCACGAGGTCATCTGTGAGATGGTTTATTATGATTATTTCTTCGGAAACCGACAGTATTATCTTTTAAGGTAACACTCTGCCAGTCATGGATATCGCAGTCCAGAGTTCGCAGATCATCAACGGGAAGCAGGTCACGACGCGTCAGTTGGAGGCGTTAATGGCGGTACAGGAGACCAGCAGTCAGACCGCTGCGGCGAGGAAACTCGGGATATCCGTTCCTGTCCTTCACAAGTACATCTCGATAATCGAGGAGGCAGCAGGAGAACCTGTTCTGATCACCACGCCTGCGGGATCCGTACTAACGAGCGCCGGTAAGGAGATAACCTCCATAGCACGCTCGATGGAGCATCGCTGCGTGATAGACAGGGGCTTCACCGTCTGCTGTTCCCCGGTCACAGAGGACATCATGATGTCTGTGGTTTCATCCTTGAAGATTCCCGACATACACATGATCGTGTCCGACGACGATTACAATATCCGTATGCTGAGGGAGAACAGGGCAGATCTCGTCATCATCGACGATCCACTCTATCTGTTCGATGCGGAGGAATACCTCATGGACGAGATCGGCTACATGGGGATGGTGTTCGTGGACCGCGGCCCGTCCTTCATCCGTTACAAGTACGGGGCCCAAAGGGTGGCGTTCATGTATCTCGATTCGCTGCACAGGAAGTACACGGTGGAGTCGGAGACCTTCTCCCTCCCCGAACTGCTGGGGTCCAACAAGAGCTTCTTCATCGACGAGTTCATGCTCACAAGGAGGAACCTCAGGCTCAAGAGCGCAGTGGATCCGAGGAACCTCAGGCATGCGGTCACGGCCATCTACAGGGAAGAGGATCCGCGCATTTTGAAGATAGTACGTGCGGTTAAGGCCAGAAATATCGCTTAAAGGTATTATCCTTTTCAATAATACCACTATCCATTCATCTCTCTTCATTATATACGATGGGAGCATCGAAGGGTACGATTATCATGGTTACACCCAACGCAGAGATCTCGAAGGAGATCGCAGACGCAGCAAAGATGTGTTTCCAGTGCGGTACCTGCACAGCAGGCTGCCCTTCCGGTAGGAGGACCTCCTACAGGACCAGGAAAATCATCAGAATGGCACAGCTTGGAATGAAGGAAGAGATCCTCTCCTCCGACGAGCTCTGGGAGTGCAGCACTTGCTACACATGTGTAGAGAGGTGCCCCCGTGAGGTCCCCATCG from Thermoplasmata archaeon includes the following:
- a CDS encoding insulinase family protein, which translates into the protein MSGHTIKVSETSGGVPVVVENIPDSQSAAYMIGVATGSRDETSDIFGLSHLLEHTVFRETKTMDSYQMAKEIEGAGGELNAFTGREMTAFYGITIKETADVARKIVGDIVANPLINEKSTELEKKIVLQELSMIKNEPDRYIHDLFSMVLWRGHELEQDEGGDEKLVEKMTSEDLRAYYEEKYRIPNLSVYAVGSIDMKETVAWAEDTLDGMSGGKRNIRKEPPMPKGKYEFVANDSDHYQVAMGFPAYGSSHPDRTAVSMLSAVLGSGTSSRLFQDVREKKALVYSIFTNVSQNSDASSLTAFMSCTKENVGEAMETTSKVIGNLLKEGLEKGELDRAKRLVKGANVRAMESTDNRLYRLGVNHMLNGSIETLEERLKRIESVTEEDVMRVAEDLLRSERMNTVVLGKNSRKFKNYDVTKIAF
- a CDS encoding LysR family transcriptional regulator; its protein translation is MDIAVQSSQIINGKQVTTRQLEALMAVQETSSQTAAARKLGISVPVLHKYISIIEEAAGEPVLITTPAGSVLTSAGKEITSIARSMEHRCVIDRGFTVCCSPVTEDIMMSVVSSLKIPDIHMIVSDDDYNIRMLRENRADLVIIDDPLYLFDAEEYLMDEIGYMGMVFVDRGPSFIRYKYGAQRVAFMYLDSLHRKYTVESETFSLPELLGSNKSFFIDEFMLTRRNLRLKSAVDPRNLRHAVTAIYREEDPRILKIVRAVKARNIA
- a CDS encoding hydrogenase maturation protease, which encodes MGLTDRESEIAVVGLGSPIMCDDAVGLRVSRAINDMHIESVDCHEEAVGGLDILPVIHGYRMAIIVDAIMTGEYGPGTILIFSEKDFDEKISEAASHDVNLPTAIKIGRQMDPDIMPERIMYIAIEVQDIKTMTETMTPEVEAAVPSACNAVLHLIDEFRKRSSSHHSS